A part of Schistosoma mansoni strain Puerto Rico chromosome W, complete genome genomic DNA contains:
- a CDS encoding 3bp-1 related rhogap, which translates to MLDKKDEQPTDWPKYAEHLEHCVDDVRRIASDVHRGLVQNVLVSKKNKKYPEYVLSTILKESVDKPNTDDRLFVCVTREASKALSILSTYHRDHETKVERQIVEPLNRLTEETCVNITKGRRNLQKCLTDVRNARGQLQKTMQCIQTSTNSSYPGSCNPSVTIDAVNRISQAQHQLEEKESELESSKEQLLRDLYSFASEEENYSRLILKYFQLQENYLSDSLQLVQKAISDMSQTIRLQKRLTTFGRHLPDHLAETKRSIAYVLDVCINYLDQESIMQEEGLFRKSGSQKRTDLLVKALNVMQIDEHLFRKCDCAVVAGALKQYLLSLPEPLITYDFADQWAAASKKPNSTAVNLQLIRSCLEKMPKEFRLNLGYLMCFLQKLSSQSDVNKMTSDNLSIVIAPNVYRLSSCSMSTGNNIVNGSSVRPTEDLGKSLDFLQSNGPGIHLVDILIQNAEQLFGQEQASFRLTHVPTYFGIKVPSHRPSVTGSVTSLKSSNSGTGVSHGLDSSTIPLNEQSSQNVNQLIVPKKPVGVDHDSGVPTCHSTQSAITSRMSNLSTTPILQRKKNAAPKPPVLLNPTNHSITHVSNNDPERSENPSGIDTENRNDGDSNSICSSNNSEVSVHHSHHESLPQLINSSTTSCTELTPNDHIHKLSLPSQMITSPTIQEMKLSRDLPPKRPPPPDANSKSNNSTSELDTDNVTVM; encoded by the exons ATGCT GGATAAAAAAGATGAGCAGCCTACAGATTGGCCTAAATATGCTGAACATTTGGAACACTGTGTTGACGATGTACGACGTATCGCAAGTGATGTACACAGAGGTCTAGTGCAAAATGTCCTCGTCAGTAAGAAAAAT AAAAAGTATCCTGAGTATGTACTATCAACCATTTTAAAAGAATCCGTCGATAAACCCAATACAGATGACCGACTTTTTGT TTGTGTTACTCGTGAGGCTAGTAAAGCTTTGTCAATTCTATCTACATATCATCGAGATCATGAGACTAAAGTAGAACGTCAAATTGTTGAACCATTAAATCGTCTAACTGAAGAAACATGTGTTAACATTACAAAAGGTCGACGTAATTTACAAAAAtgtttgacagatgttcgtaatGCACGTGGACAATTACAAAAAACTATGCAATGTATTCAAACAAGTACAAATTCAAGTTATCCTGGTTCTTGTAATCCGTCTGTGACAATTGATGCAGTCAATCGAATTAGTCAAGCTCAACATCAATTAGAAGAGAAAGAAAGTGAATTGGAATCTTCAAAA gaacaattaCTTCGTGATCTGTATTCATTCGCCTCTGAAGAAGAAAACTATTCACGCCTTATACTTAAATACTTTCAATTACAAGAAAATTATTTATCTGATAGTTTACAGTTGGTTCAAAAAGCGATTTCCGATATGTCTCAAACTATCA GACTACAGAAACGTCTTACTACATTTGGCCGACATCTACCCGATCATCTAGCAGAAACTAAACGATCTATCGCCTATGTTCTAGACGTATGTATTAATTATTTGGATCAAGAATCTATCATGCAAGAAGAG GGTCTTTTTCGAAAGTCTGGATCCCAGAAACGGACAGACCTTTTA GTA AAAGCCTTAAATGTCATGCAAATCGATGAACATTTATTTAGAAAATGTGACTGTGCTGTTGTTGCTGGTGCTTTGAAACAATATTTGCTTAGTCTTCCTGAGCCACTAATCACTTATGATTTTGCTGATCAATGGGCTGCTGCTTCTAAAAA ACCGAATTCAACAGCGGTTAATCTACAGTTAATTCGTAGTTGCCTTGAAAAAATGCCTAAGGAGTTTCGTTTAAATTTAGGCTATTTAATGTGTTTCTTGCAGAAATTGTCTAGTCAATCAGATGTGAATAAAATgacttctgataatttatcaaTAGTAATTGCACCAAACGTGTATAGACTTTCATCCTGTTCCATGAGTACTGGTAATAATATTGTCAATGGTAGTTCAGTACGACCAACTGAAGATTT AGGAAAATCTTTAGATTTCTTACAAAGCAATGGTCCAGGAATTCATTTAGTAGATATTCTTATTCAAAATGCAGAACAGTTATTTGGTCAAGAACAAG CCTCGTTTCGTCTAACTCATGTTCCAACCTATTTCGGAATAAAAGTTCCTTCACATCGTCCATCTGTCACTGGTTCTGTAACTTCATTGAAGTCGTCGAATTCCGGCACTGGTGTTTCCCATGGACTAGATAGCAGTACCATACCATTAAATGAACAATCATCTCAGAATGTTAACCAATTAATTGTTCCCAAAAAACCTGTTGGTGTTGACCATGATTCCGGTGTTCCTACTTGTCATTCAACTCAGTCTGCTATAACTTCCAG GATGTCAAATTTAAGTACTACTCCTATACTTCAACGAAAGAAAAATGCTGCTCCAAAACCACCAGTTCTTTTAAACCCAACCAATCATTCAATAACTCATGTGAGTAATAATGATCCTGAAAGATCGGAAAATCCCTCTGGCATTGACACGGAAAACAGAAATGATGGTGATAGTAACAGCATTTGTAGCAGTAATAATTCAGAAGTATCAGTTCATCATTCTCATCATGAAAGTCTTCCACAACTTATCAATAGCTCAACCACTAGCTGCACAGAATTAACACCTAATGATCATATTCACAAATTGTCATTACCATCACAAATGATCACGTCACCAACTATTCAAGAAATGAAACTGAGTAGAGATCTACCTCCTAAACGACCCCCACCACCTGATGCTAACTCCAAGTCGAATAATTCTACATCAGAATTAGATACTGATAATGTAACTGTTATGTAG